A section of the Pseudomonas prosekii genome encodes:
- a CDS encoding glycerophosphodiester phosphodiesterase — MPVTFNKSALLLSVLLGLGQAQAASHPEPAALASTLGIPHPAVIAHRGASFDAPESTAAAYKLARDLGADYLEMDVQRSKDGVLFALHDDNLQRTTDVATKFPERKDAPANQFTIAELKTLDAGSWFNAAYPDRARPAYVGLKILTLDEIIDIAQGNPLHKPGLYIETKEPKQFPGIERDLKEKLQDRGWLSPAGSKLAKSALAVGQGKGKVVLQTFEKSSLELLQTEMPNVPKILLLWVGEGSIEPKSKVPFAQSGDKDKATYYAKQQPKSKAEFQQWVEYAKAQGAIGTGPSAALTKGGDQSYSDLVKPWMNQYTHDQGLLVHVYTIDDAVDYQKVMDAGVDGIFTNRASELLKFYKRPAAGTVAQLLQNNGY, encoded by the coding sequence ATGCCTGTTACCTTCAACAAGAGCGCCCTGCTGCTGAGCGTGTTGCTCGGCCTCGGCCAGGCACAGGCCGCCAGCCACCCTGAACCCGCTGCGCTGGCGAGCACTTTGGGCATTCCGCACCCGGCCGTGATCGCCCACCGTGGCGCCTCGTTCGATGCGCCGGAATCGACCGCCGCGGCCTATAAACTGGCGCGTGACCTGGGCGCCGATTACCTGGAAATGGACGTCCAGCGCAGCAAGGACGGCGTGCTGTTTGCGCTGCACGACGACAACCTGCAACGCACCACCGACGTCGCCACCAAGTTCCCCGAGCGCAAGGATGCCCCGGCCAACCAGTTCACCATCGCCGAACTGAAAACCCTCGACGCCGGCAGTTGGTTCAACGCCGCTTACCCGGACCGTGCGCGCCCGGCCTATGTCGGTTTGAAGATTCTGACCCTCGACGAAATTATCGATATCGCTCAGGGCAACCCGCTGCACAAGCCCGGTTTGTACATCGAAACCAAAGAGCCGAAGCAATTCCCCGGCATCGAGCGCGACCTCAAGGAGAAACTCCAGGATCGCGGCTGGCTGAGCCCGGCGGGTTCGAAACTGGCGAAGAGCGCACTGGCGGTCGGTCAGGGCAAAGGCAAAGTGGTGCTGCAAACATTCGAGAAGAGCAGCCTCGAACTGCTACAGACAGAAATGCCTAACGTGCCGAAGATCCTGTTGTTGTGGGTCGGCGAAGGCAGTATCGAGCCGAAATCGAAAGTGCCTTTCGCGCAATCCGGCGACAAGGACAAAGCCACTTATTACGCCAAACAACAGCCGAAATCCAAAGCCGAATTCCAGCAATGGGTCGAGTACGCCAAGGCTCAAGGCGCCATCGGCACCGGGCCTTCGGCGGCGTTGACCAAGGGTGGTGATCAGAGTTATTCCGACTTGGTCAAACCGTGGATGAACCAGTACACCCACGATCAGGGTTTGCTGGTGCACGTTTATACGATTGATGATGCGGTGGATTATCAGAAAGTGATGGATGCGGGCGTCGACGGGATTTTCACTAATCGGGCCAGCGAACTGCTGAAGTTCTACAAACGGCCAGCGGCGGGCACGGTTGCGCAGTTGCTGCAAAACAATGGTTATTGA
- a CDS encoding PepSY domain-containing protein, with amino-acid sequence MKTLTALFTAAALTLTAGLAQADDVPLSQIPQLVKDGKIKPLEELNQVIMKLHPGATITDSDLDNHFNGYEYEVELKDAKGVEWDVDLNAATGEVLKNKQDD; translated from the coding sequence ATGAAAACTTTAACTGCCCTGTTTACTGCTGCTGCTCTGACCCTTACTGCTGGTTTGGCTCAGGCTGATGACGTTCCACTCAGCCAGATTCCTCAGTTGGTCAAGGACGGCAAGATCAAGCCACTGGAAGAACTGAACCAAGTCATCATGAAGTTGCACCCAGGCGCCACGATTACCGATTCCGACCTGGACAACCACTTCAACGGCTACGAGTACGAAGTTGAACTCAAAGATGCCAAAGGCGTTGAATGGGACGTGGACTTGAACGCCGCCACCGGCGAAGTTCTGAAAAACAAGCAAGACGACTAA
- a CDS encoding transporter yields the protein MNHSIDQSHRDPDLFGLLYGYRFRPGERGREIDSAQALGFLQHAEDADEFLWLHLNLAHAACERWMKSHLALPEEFFEALHEGSRSTRIEHVDSALLAVVNDVVFNLSSMVSSDVSTLWVCARSRLIISARLQPLHSVDKLRSSVKAGERFRSPLELLVHLLRDQGEVLTQIVRRTSLSVDQIEDQLLSSRLSTNRAELGANRRVLVRLQRLLALEPGSLLRLLNRPPQWLQKEDVKELRKSTEEFALIINDLTALGERIKLLQEEIAANLNEQSNRTLFTLTVVTVLALPINIIAGFFGMNVGGIPLADDAHGFWILVALVATFTVLAGRWAFRKRQDY from the coding sequence ATGAACCACAGCATCGACCAGAGCCATCGCGATCCCGATTTGTTTGGCTTGCTCTACGGCTATCGGTTTCGTCCCGGCGAGCGTGGTCGCGAGATTGATTCGGCGCAGGCGCTGGGTTTTTTGCAGCACGCCGAGGATGCCGATGAGTTTCTCTGGTTGCACCTGAACCTGGCCCACGCGGCGTGCGAGCGCTGGATGAAAAGCCATCTGGCATTGCCTGAAGAGTTTTTCGAGGCGCTGCACGAAGGTTCGCGCTCGACGCGGATCGAGCATGTGGATTCGGCGCTGCTGGCGGTGGTCAACGATGTGGTGTTCAACCTCAGCAGCATGGTCTCCTCGGATGTCTCGACGCTGTGGGTGTGCGCGCGCAGCCGGCTGATCATCAGCGCGCGCCTGCAACCGCTGCACTCGGTGGACAAGTTGCGTTCATCGGTGAAGGCTGGCGAGCGCTTTCGTTCACCGCTGGAATTGCTCGTGCATCTGCTGCGCGATCAGGGCGAGGTGCTGACGCAGATCGTGCGCAGGACCAGCCTGAGTGTCGACCAGATCGAGGATCAATTGCTGTCGTCGCGGCTCTCGACCAACCGCGCTGAACTTGGTGCCAATCGGCGTGTGCTGGTGCGCCTGCAACGGCTGCTGGCGCTCGAGCCGGGGTCGTTGCTGCGTTTGCTCAACCGCCCGCCGCAGTGGTTGCAGAAGGAGGACGTCAAGGAGTTGCGCAAGTCCACCGAGGAGTTTGCGCTGATCATCAACGACCTGACGGCGCTGGGCGAGCGGATCAAGTTGTTGCAGGAAGAGATCGCCGCCAACCTCAACGAACAGAGCAACCGCACGCTGTTCACGCTGACCGTGGTCACGGTGCTGGCGCTGCCGATAAACATCATTGCCGGGTTTTTCGGGATGAACGTGGGCGGAATTCCGTTGGCGGACGACGCGCATGGGTTCTGGATTCTGGTGGCACTGGTGGCCACCTTCACCGTGCTGGCCGGACGCTGGGCGTTCCGCAAGCGCCAGGATTATTGA
- a CDS encoding DUF2025 family protein, with protein MRITSQLICQAADQLKGFVGLNRKTGQYIVRFSEDSFGMDVADDGIIPASEFVWAPGPGEAMTLKRELIQLLLDQNIDDRINVTEPLRVYMSRREVPEISAVRSLVGG; from the coding sequence ATGCGCATCACTTCCCAGCTCATTTGCCAAGCCGCCGATCAACTCAAGGGCTTCGTCGGCCTCAACCGCAAGACCGGCCAGTACATCGTGCGTTTCAGCGAAGACTCCTTCGGCATGGACGTGGCGGATGACGGCATCATTCCTGCCAGCGAATTTGTCTGGGCGCCGGGGCCGGGCGAGGCCATGACGCTCAAGCGTGAATTGATTCAGTTATTGCTGGATCAGAACATCGATGACCGGATCAACGTGACCGAGCCGTTGCGGGTGTACATGAGTCGGCGGGAAGTGCCGGAGATTTCGGCGGTGCGCAGTTTGGTTGGCGGTTGA
- a CDS encoding inorganic phosphate transporter, with amino-acid sequence MATPSFTAAPAPASKVPASPARAQLDKKPGLLTWVIFFGVLASGLLFTAYSLMHDMHELGTVVTTWTPFLLLGVALLIALGFEFVNGFHDTANAVATVIYTNSLPPNFAVAWSGFFNFLGVLLSSGAVAFGIIALLPVELILQVGSSAGFAMIFALLIAAILWNLGTWWLGLPASSSHTLIGSIIGVGVANALMHGRDGTSGVDWAQATKIGYALLLSPLVGFGFAALLLLALRAFVKNRALYKAPEGDAPPPWWIRGLLILTCTGVSFAHGSNDGQKGMGLIMLILVGTLPMAYALNRAMPADQALQFAAVAEVTQQALVKHSPLPAPADPRAILSDYVRSKEAAPQLIPALAALTGSIGAEVKGYGSLSSVPAQAVGNVRNDMYLTSETIRLMDKNKVGNFDADTRDKLQLFKQQIDNSTRFIPLWVKIAVAIALGLGTMVGWKRIVVTVGEKIGKTHLTYAQGASAETVAMLTIGAADMFGLPVSTTHVLSSGVAGTMVANGGGLQMKTIRNLLMAWVLTLPAAILLSGSLYWLFTQLF; translated from the coding sequence ATGGCTACTCCTTCCTTCACCGCCGCACCGGCGCCCGCCAGCAAAGTCCCCGCCAGCCCTGCCAGAGCTCAACTGGATAAAAAACCCGGCCTCTTGACCTGGGTGATTTTCTTCGGCGTGCTGGCCAGCGGATTGTTGTTTACCGCTTACAGCCTGATGCACGACATGCACGAACTCGGCACCGTGGTGACCACCTGGACGCCATTTCTGCTGCTCGGCGTGGCGCTGCTGATTGCGCTGGGTTTTGAGTTCGTCAACGGTTTCCACGACACCGCCAACGCCGTCGCCACGGTGATTTACACCAACTCGCTGCCGCCGAATTTCGCCGTGGCGTGGTCGGGTTTTTTCAACTTTCTCGGCGTGCTGCTTTCCAGCGGCGCGGTGGCGTTCGGCATCATCGCGTTGCTGCCGGTCGAGCTGATTCTGCAAGTCGGTTCCTCCGCCGGGTTTGCGATGATCTTCGCCCTGCTGATCGCCGCGATCCTGTGGAACCTCGGCACCTGGTGGCTGGGGTTGCCGGCCTCGTCGTCGCACACGTTGATCGGTTCGATCATCGGCGTCGGCGTCGCCAATGCGCTGATGCACGGGCGCGACGGCACCAGCGGCGTCGATTGGGCGCAGGCCACGAAAATCGGTTATGCGCTGCTGCTGTCGCCGCTGGTCGGCTTCGGTTTTGCGGCGTTGTTGCTGCTGGCGTTGCGCGCCTTCGTCAAGAACCGTGCGCTGTACAAGGCGCCTGAAGGAGATGCGCCGCCACCGTGGTGGATTCGCGGTTTGCTGATCCTGACCTGCACCGGCGTGTCGTTCGCCCACGGTTCCAACGATGGCCAGAAAGGCATGGGCCTGATCATGTTGATCCTGGTCGGCACGCTGCCGATGGCTTATGCGCTGAACCGCGCCATGCCGGCGGATCAGGCGTTGCAGTTCGCGGCGGTCGCCGAAGTGACCCAGCAAGCCTTGGTCAAGCATTCGCCGCTGCCGGCGCCGGCCGATCCGCGCGCGATTCTTTCCGATTACGTGCGCAGCAAAGAAGCGGCGCCGCAACTGATCCCCGCCCTCGCCGCCCTGACCGGCAGCATCGGCGCCGAGGTCAAGGGTTACGGTTCGCTGTCGAGCGTTCCGGCGCAAGCGGTGGGCAACGTGCGCAACGACATGTACCTGACCAGCGAAACCATTCGCTTGATGGACAAAAACAAAGTCGGCAACTTCGACGCTGACACTCGCGACAAATTGCAGTTGTTCAAGCAACAGATCGACAACTCGACGCGGTTTATTCCGTTGTGGGTGAAGATCGCCGTGGCCATCGCCCTGGGCCTCGGCACCATGGTCGGCTGGAAACGCATCGTGGTGACGGTCGGCGAAAAAATCGGCAAGACGCATCTGACCTATGCCCAGGGCGCCTCGGCGGAAACCGTGGCGATGTTGACCATTGGCGCGGCGGATATGTTTGGTTTGCCGGTGTCGACCACGCACGTGTTGTCCTCGGGCGTGGCCGGCACCATGGTCGCCAATGGCGGCGGTTTGCAGATGAAGACCATCCGCAATCTGCTGATGGCGTGGGTGCTGACCTTGCCGGCGGCGATCCTGCTGTCGGGCAGTTTGTATTGGTTGTTCACCCAACTGTTCTAA
- a CDS encoding LysR family transcriptional regulator: MNKLELLRTFVRVSEMSSFTLAGESLGLPRSTVSEHVQSLEKLLGTRLLQRTTRKVQATQDGLALYERSKDLLSHMDEIEGLFRQDEASLAGRIRFDMPSIMARRYVMPRLPEFMARHPHLELEISSTDRRVDLLSEGFDCVVRVGAQPDQSVVARHVCDFELFNCASPAYLQRYGVPQSIEDLAQHRLVHYVGALGSRSEGFLYEAQGKVHRVAMAGSVTVNSTDGYESACLGGFGLIQAPRVGMQPFIQSGELVAVLPQFKAPSMEVSLLYARQRHLPLRVRVFMDWLTQVIIQQTH, translated from the coding sequence ATGAACAAACTGGAATTGCTGCGCACCTTCGTTCGCGTCAGCGAAATGTCGAGTTTTACCCTCGCTGGCGAGAGCTTGGGCCTGCCGCGATCCACGGTTTCCGAGCACGTGCAATCGCTGGAAAAACTGCTCGGCACACGGCTGTTGCAACGCACCACGCGCAAGGTGCAGGCGACGCAGGACGGCTTGGCGTTATACGAGCGCAGCAAGGATCTGCTGTCGCACATGGATGAAATCGAAGGGCTGTTCCGCCAGGACGAGGCGTCGCTGGCCGGGCGGATTCGTTTCGACATGCCGAGCATCATGGCGCGGCGTTACGTGATGCCGCGCCTGCCGGAATTCATGGCGCGGCATCCACATCTGGAACTGGAAATCAGCAGCACCGACCGCCGCGTCGATTTGCTCAGCGAAGGGTTTGATTGCGTGGTGCGCGTCGGCGCGCAGCCGGATCAGTCGGTGGTCGCGCGCCATGTGTGTGACTTCGAGCTGTTCAACTGCGCCAGCCCGGCGTACCTGCAGCGTTACGGCGTGCCGCAGAGCATTGAAGACCTGGCGCAGCATCGATTGGTGCATTACGTCGGGGCGTTGGGTTCGCGTTCGGAAGGTTTTTTGTACGAGGCGCAGGGCAAGGTGCATCGGGTGGCGATGGCCGGCAGCGTCACGGTGAACAGCACTGACGGCTACGAATCGGCGTGTCTGGGCGGGTTTGGTTTGATTCAGGCGCCGCGCGTCGGCATGCAGCCGTTCATTCAAAGCGGCGAATTGGTGGCGGTGTTGCCGCAATTCAAAGCGCCGTCGATGGAAGTTTCGCTGCTGTACGCGCGGCAACGGCATTTGCCCTTGCGCGTGCGGGTGTTCATGGATTGGCTGACGCAAGTGATCATTCAGCAAACCCACTGA
- a CDS encoding methyl-accepting chemotaxis protein produces MYDASGRLCKVVKFASDVTARVEQHAEDARSATEAYHISVETRKVAEQGTQVIQQAASEMREIAANIEESSTLIAQLGERSEQITTIVNTIRAIADQTNLLALNAAIEAARAGEQGRGFAVVADEVRLLAARTSGSTAEISSMIGLILSETRQAIKSMDGTRDRAAQGVELANEAGTVILQIRDGASHAVQAVSMFANERVGE; encoded by the coding sequence GTGTACGACGCCAGCGGCCGCTTGTGCAAAGTGGTCAAATTCGCCTCGGACGTAACCGCGCGAGTCGAGCAACATGCCGAAGATGCGCGCAGTGCGACCGAGGCTTATCACATCTCGGTAGAGACGCGAAAAGTCGCCGAGCAAGGCACGCAAGTGATTCAACAAGCGGCCAGCGAGATGCGTGAAATCGCTGCGAACATCGAGGAATCCTCAACCCTTATTGCGCAACTCGGCGAGCGTTCCGAGCAGATCACCACCATCGTCAATACCATCCGGGCGATTGCCGACCAGACCAATTTGCTCGCGCTCAACGCCGCGATCGAAGCGGCGCGGGCCGGCGAGCAAGGTCGCGGCTTTGCGGTGGTGGCGGACGAAGTGCGGCTGCTGGCGGCGCGGACCAGCGGTTCGACGGCGGAGATTTCGAGCATGATCGGCTTGATCCTGAGCGAGACCCGGCAAGCGATCAAAAGCATGGACGGCACCCGCGATCGGGCGGCGCAAGGGGTTGAATTGGCGAATGAGGCGGGGACGGTGATTTTGCAGATTCGTGACGGCGCGAGCCATGCGGTGCAGGCGGTGAGCATGTTTGCGAATGAGCGGGTTGGCGAATAG
- a CDS encoding DUF1003 domain-containing protein, translating to MNSTKSDAKHTAAPVDHLRFHRPHAHLAPTFGNDKFALRAEAFARFFGTPMFLGAQTLIVVLWVCLNLFGVATFDLYPFILLNLAFSLQSAYAAPLILLAQTRQAARDKAQSDADAQHREALAVANSERQAQAAQNTAQLLELLEQNTRLTEMTKSLTERIETLTSEMHQHFVRKDQPKT from the coding sequence ATGAATTCCACCAAGTCCGACGCTAAACATACCGCCGCACCCGTCGATCATCTGCGTTTCCACCGCCCGCACGCGCACCTTGCGCCAACCTTTGGTAACGATAAATTTGCCCTGCGCGCCGAAGCGTTTGCGCGTTTTTTCGGCACGCCAATGTTTCTCGGCGCGCAAACCCTGATCGTGGTGTTGTGGGTGTGCCTGAACCTGTTCGGCGTCGCGACCTTCGATCTGTACCCGTTCATCCTGCTCAACCTGGCGTTCAGTCTGCAATCGGCATACGCCGCGCCGCTGATTCTGCTGGCGCAGACGCGTCAGGCCGCACGCGACAAAGCTCAGTCGGATGCCGACGCGCAACACCGCGAAGCGCTGGCCGTGGCCAACAGTGAGCGTCAGGCGCAAGCCGCGCAAAACACCGCGCAGTTGCTGGAATTGCTCGAACAAAACACCCGCCTGACCGAGATGACCAAAAGCCTCACCGAACGCATCGAAACCCTGACCTCGGAGATGCATCAGCACTTTGTGCGCAAGGATCAGCCGAAGACCTGA
- a CDS encoding GAF domain-containing sensor histidine kinase, with product MRQTAAADIATIGRISAVPAILQVIREMTGLRFAAVARVNEESWIACAVLDQLNFGLDVGGELDVATTLCHEIRQAHHTVVIDKASEDPQYCNHHTPRLYQFESYISVPVFRTDGRFFGTICALDPNPAALKSSAIQTTMESFARLLALQIEAEENLQITEAALQQEQQTAELREQFIAVLGHDLRNPLFAISASAEMLRRKCPNPVSDKLVQHILASTGRAAQLVDDVLDFARGRLGNGIPLSIAPCADLADALRHVISEIQSVHPQRVIHSSIGDLQGVQCDRNRVAQLLSNLLANASDHGDPEGAVEVSAAVEHGTLQLSVKNRGQIPQEQLPQLFQPYSRPSGDNTRAGLGLGLYIASQIAQSHGGQLQVHSSAQDGTQFTFSLPATV from the coding sequence ATGAGGCAAACAGCGGCAGCAGATATCGCCACGATCGGTCGGATCAGTGCCGTACCGGCGATTCTTCAGGTAATCCGCGAAATGACCGGGCTGCGTTTTGCCGCCGTCGCGCGGGTCAACGAAGAATCGTGGATCGCCTGCGCCGTGCTCGATCAGCTGAATTTCGGCCTCGACGTCGGCGGTGAACTGGACGTGGCCACCACCCTGTGCCACGAAATCCGCCAGGCGCACCACACGGTGGTCATCGACAAGGCCAGTGAAGACCCGCAGTACTGCAACCACCACACGCCGCGCCTGTATCAATTCGAAAGCTATATTTCGGTTCCGGTGTTCCGCACCGACGGACGCTTCTTCGGCACCATTTGCGCCCTCGACCCCAACCCCGCCGCGCTCAAGAGCAGCGCGATCCAGACCACCATGGAATCGTTCGCCCGGTTGCTCGCACTGCAAATCGAAGCCGAAGAAAACCTGCAAATCACCGAAGCCGCGCTGCAACAGGAACAGCAAACCGCCGAACTGCGCGAACAATTCATTGCCGTGCTCGGCCATGACCTGCGCAACCCGCTGTTCGCGATCAGTGCCTCGGCAGAAATGCTTCGACGCAAATGCCCCAACCCGGTCAGTGACAAACTGGTGCAGCACATCCTCGCCAGCACCGGCCGCGCCGCGCAATTGGTCGATGACGTGCTGGACTTTGCCCGTGGGCGGCTCGGCAACGGCATTCCGCTCAGCATTGCGCCGTGCGCGGATTTGGCCGATGCCTTGCGCCATGTGATTTCCGAAATTCAAAGCGTGCATCCGCAGCGCGTCATTCATTCTTCGATCGGCGATTTGCAAGGCGTGCAGTGTGATCGCAACCGGGTCGCGCAATTGCTTTCCAACCTGCTGGCGAACGCCAGCGACCACGGCGACCCCGAGGGTGCCGTGGAAGTCAGCGCAGCGGTTGAGCACGGCACGTTGCAGTTGTCGGTGAAAAACCGTGGGCAGATTCCTCAAGAACAACTGCCGCAATTGTTTCAACCGTACTCGCGACCGAGCGGCGATAACACCCGCGCCGGCCTCGGGCTGGGCCTCTACATCGCCAGCCAGATTGCCCAGTCGCATGGCGGCCAACTGCAAGTGCACTCCTCCGCGCAGGACGGCACGCAGTTTACGTTCAGTTTGCCAGCCACCGTTTAA
- a CDS encoding methyl-accepting chemotaxis protein — protein sequence MLQKSLRAQILALLSGSLLAILLIALASFHFLSGGVQSYANLIDGPLHTSQLIDEANLQFKVQVQEWKNVLLRGKQPADRDKYWKQFEDRQRDVQGILGELAGQKGLDGQLKTRIERLRDEHRQLGSAYQKGRDAYVASGGDPTAGDNAVKGVDRATSEQMSELVTELRKQGNEQSALISASAERTVLLGTIVMLASGLLIGLLSLWLINRNLVAPIRKLIDYVAQLSQGKFAERVASNRQDELGNLATAANTLRDFLAETFSRLQRSAKDLDSASGELNAIAGLMASGTNEQFNRTDQVATAMNEMSATAQEVARHAADAARAADDADQSAQQGEKVMQGTIHTITQMRGEIANTATVIRRLETDSGRIGKVLEVIRGIAEQTNLLALNAAIEAARAGEAGRGFAVVADEVRSLAQRTAASIIEINQIIQTVQTGAVDAAQAIESGQSRSEESVAQVTQAGAMLERITHAVEAIRDMNRQIATAAEEQTSVAEDISRNLTEITSIASTNLDNVQRTEAASHNLHGLSGQLNEVTARLSA from the coding sequence ATGCTGCAAAAATCCCTGAGAGCCCAAATCCTCGCGCTGTTGAGCGGCAGCCTGTTGGCGATATTGCTGATCGCCCTGGCCAGCTTTCATTTCCTCTCCGGCGGCGTGCAAAGTTACGCCAACCTGATCGACGGCCCGCTGCACACTTCGCAATTGATCGACGAGGCCAACCTGCAATTCAAGGTTCAGGTCCAGGAGTGGAAAAACGTTTTGCTGCGCGGCAAGCAACCGGCAGACAGGGACAAATACTGGAAACAGTTCGAAGATCGCCAGCGCGACGTGCAAGGCATTCTCGGTGAATTGGCCGGGCAAAAAGGCCTCGATGGCCAACTCAAAACCCGCATCGAACGCCTGCGTGACGAACATCGGCAGTTGGGCAGCGCCTATCAAAAGGGCCGCGATGCCTACGTCGCTTCCGGTGGCGACCCGACGGCGGGCGACAACGCGGTCAAAGGGGTCGACCGCGCTACCAGTGAGCAGATGAGCGAACTGGTGACCGAACTGCGCAAACAGGGCAACGAGCAATCGGCGCTGATCAGCGCCAGCGCCGAGCGCACCGTGCTGCTGGGCACTATCGTGATGCTTGCGTCCGGTTTGCTCATTGGCCTGTTGAGCCTGTGGCTGATCAACCGCAACCTGGTCGCGCCGATCCGCAAACTGATCGATTACGTGGCGCAACTCAGCCAGGGGAAATTCGCCGAACGGGTTGCGAGCAATCGTCAGGACGAGCTGGGCAACCTAGCGACAGCGGCAAATACCTTGCGCGATTTTCTCGCCGAAACCTTCAGCCGTTTGCAGCGCAGCGCCAAGGATCTGGACAGTGCCAGCGGTGAGTTGAATGCGATTGCCGGCCTGATGGCCAGCGGCACCAACGAGCAGTTCAACCGTACCGATCAGGTGGCAACGGCGATGAACGAAATGTCCGCTACCGCGCAAGAAGTTGCCCGGCATGCCGCCGATGCCGCACGCGCCGCCGACGATGCCGATCAGTCCGCGCAGCAGGGCGAAAAGGTCATGCAGGGGACCATTCACACGATCACCCAGATGCGCGGTGAAATTGCCAACACCGCTACCGTCATCCGGCGTCTGGAAACCGACAGTGGGCGCATCGGCAAAGTACTGGAAGTGATTCGCGGCATTGCCGAACAGACTAATTTGCTGGCGCTGAATGCCGCCATCGAAGCGGCGCGTGCCGGTGAGGCCGGGCGTGGTTTTGCCGTGGTGGCTGATGAAGTGCGCAGCCTGGCGCAACGTACGGCGGCGTCGATCATCGAGATCAACCAGATTATCCAGACCGTGCAAACGGGTGCGGTGGACGCGGCGCAGGCCATCGAAAGCGGCCAGTCGCGCAGCGAAGAAAGTGTCGCGCAAGTGACTCAGGCCGGCGCCATGCTGGAGCGCATCACCCATGCCGTGGAAGCCATTCGCGACATGAACCGCCAGATCGCCACGGCTGCCGAAGAGCAGACTTCCGTCGCCGAAGACATCTCGCGCAACCTCACCGAAATCACCTCGATCGCCAGCACCAACCTCGACAATGTGCAGCGCACTGAAGCGGCAAGTCACAACTTGCACGGTTTGTCCGGCCAGTTGAATGAGGTCACGGCGCGGCTGAGCGCGTAG
- a CDS encoding SDR family NAD(P)-dependent oxidoreductase translates to MNRKIALITGASRGLGRSTALNLVAQGIDIIGTYNSRADEAQALVAEIENLGGRAAMLQLDVGKSEGFDAFAGAVSEVLNSHFEQAHFDFLVNNAGVGVHANFVDTTLEQFDLLMNIHLKGPFFLTQKLLPLMNDGGRIVNISSGLARFSLPGYGTYAAMKGAMEVLTRYQAKELGERGISVNILAPGAIETDFGGGAVRDISAVNQMVASNTALGRAGQPDDIGAAIALLLSPGAQWINGQRIEASGGMFL, encoded by the coding sequence ATGAATCGCAAAATCGCATTGATCACCGGCGCCAGCCGCGGCTTGGGCAGGAGCACCGCGTTAAATCTGGTCGCGCAAGGCATCGACATCATCGGTACTTACAACAGCCGCGCTGACGAGGCGCAGGCACTGGTCGCGGAGATCGAAAACCTCGGTGGTCGCGCCGCGATGCTGCAACTCGATGTCGGCAAAAGTGAGGGTTTCGACGCTTTCGCCGGTGCCGTCAGCGAGGTGCTGAACAGCCATTTTGAGCAGGCACACTTTGATTTTCTGGTGAACAACGCCGGGGTCGGCGTGCACGCCAATTTCGTCGACACCACGCTCGAGCAGTTTGATTTGCTGATGAATATCCATTTGAAAGGGCCGTTTTTCCTCACGCAGAAATTGCTGCCGCTGATGAATGACGGCGGGCGCATCGTCAATATCTCCAGCGGTCTGGCGCGTTTTAGCCTGCCGGGTTACGGCACTTATGCGGCGATGAAAGGCGCGATGGAAGTGCTGACGCGGTATCAGGCCAAGGAGCTCGGCGAGCGCGGGATTTCGGTGAATATTCTGGCGCCGGGGGCGATTGAAACTGATTTTGGTGGCGGCGCGGTGCGCGATATTTCGGCGGTCAATCAGATGGTCGCGAGCAACACCGCGCTGGGCCGTGCCGGCCAGCCGGATGACATCGGCGCCGCGATTGCGCTGCTGCTGTCGCCGGGCGCCCAGTGGATCAACGGCCAGCGCATCGAAGCCTCGGGCGGCATGTTCCTCTAA